A region of the Campylobacter subantarcticus LMG 24377 genome:
TCATATACATTTTTTACTTCTAAACTTTTTGCATCAATCATTTGAGTGGTTGTATTTTTACTGAAGTATTCTTGAAAGTATTTGTTTTGGTTATTTGTAATGCTTGAGTTTTCTTTTACTTCTATAAAGGGATTTTCTTTTGCAAATTCATCTAGGCTTTCTTTTAAATCTTCAATATTAGCTTGTAGTATAGGAAGCCAAGATCTTAAAGTTTGCGATAGTTTTGCTTTTTGCGTTATAGAGGTTTTTTGTTTAAGCATTATTCAAGTCTAAACTCACTTCCAAGATAATATTTTTTAACATCTTCATTATGTGCGATTTCATTTGCATTGCCATTAGCAAGTAATTTTCCGCTTTTGATTACATAAGCTCTATCGCAAATTGCTAATGTTTCTCTTACGTTATGATCAGTGATTAAAACACCTATATTCATAGCTTTTAAGTCATTAATCAAGCTTTGAATTTCACTCACTGCGATAGGATCAACTCCTGCAAAAGGCTCATCTAAAAGTAAAAACTTAGGGTCACACATCAGTGATCTTGCTATCTCACAACGCCTTCTTTCACCCCCACTTAAACTCATGCCTTTTCTATGTCTAATTGGCTCTATGCTAAGCAATTCTAACATTTGCTCCACTTTTTGTTCTAATAAATTTTTATCTTTATAGATAATTTGTGCAGCTAAGAGTAAATTTTCTTCAACGCTTAAATCTTTAAATACGCTACTTTCTTGAGGCAAATACCCAATGCCAAGTTTTGCTCTTTTATTAAGCGGTTCTTTTGTGATATCTTGAGAGTCTAAAAACACTTGTCCGCTAGTTGGCAAAATAAGTCCGCATATCATATAAAAACTAGTAGTTTTTCCTGCTCCATTAGGCCCTAAAAGCCCTACGACTTCTCCGCTTTGTACTTCTAGTGAGACATCGTGAATGATTTTCGTTTTTTTAATGATTTTTTCTAAATTTCTAGCTTCTAGCTTACTCATGTATTACGTACTTTCTTTTATTTTCATAAGGAATGATTTGTAAAATTATATTAAAAATTTGGTATTTATCTAAATATTTTTTTAATTTTTCATCGCCCCACTCCACCAAATGCAAACCTTCTTCAAAAAAATTTTCAATTAAACCATTTTTTAAAAGTCCATCAAAACCTTCTTGATAGATATCATAGTGGTACATTTTACCTTGATGAAAATCATACTCTTGCATAATAGAAAATGTAGGAGAATGAAGCTTTTTTTCCACTCCAAGTAACTTTGCATAAGCTTGTACTAGAGTAGTTTTACCACTTGCTAAGTCTCCTTGAAGTAAAACAACCCCGTTTTTAGGTAAAACCATACATAATTGATCTAGTTCATTTTGACTTAAAATCATTTCTTTCATTGAATTTTCACCACATATTTTTCTTGCATAGCCTTTGGTATGCTTTTGGTTGTTGGTATATCTAAGACTTTATAGATATTGGTGTATTCTATAAATTTAATACTGATTTCATCGCCGACTTTTACTGTTTTACTTGCTTTTGCAACTTGATTATTAATGCTTACTACACCGCTTTTGCACATATCTTCTGAAATAGCACGACGTTTGGTGATATTGACTACATTTAAAAACTTATCTATTCTCATAAAAATATTTTATCAAAAAATACAAGAAAATGTTGCAAAATGTTTTAATATTTTACATTATATTAAGCTAAATTCGTTAAATTTTACAATCATTTTTTTACAAAGAGGAAAGATAATGAAAAAAGATATCAAAAAAGTGGTTTTAGCGTATTCTGGTGGACTAGATACAAGTATAATTTTAAAATGGCTACAAGATGAATATAACTGTGAAGTTGTCACTTTTACAGCAGATGTAGGACAAGGTGAAGAGCTAGAACCTGCTAGAAAAAAAGCCCTTTCTTTAGGTGTGAAAGAAGAAAATATTTTTATTCAGGATCTAAAAGATGAATTTGTAAAAGACTATGTATTTCCTATGTTTAGAGCAAATGCTATTTATGAGGGAGAGTATTTACTAGGTACAAGTATAGCAAGACCTTTGATAGCAAAAGCTTTAGTAGAAATTGCAAATAAAACCAACGCAGATGCGATCAGCCACGGGGCAACTGGTAAGGGTAATGATCAGGTGCGTTTTGAGCTAGGTACATTAGCGTTAAATCCTAACTTGGCTATTATTGCTCCATGGAGAGAATGGGATTTAAATAGCCGTGAAAAACTCTTAGCTTATGCGCAAAAGCATGGAATTGATATCGTTAAAAAACCGGGCAAGTCGCCTTATTCTATGGATGCGAATTTACTGCATATTTCTTATGAGGGTTTGGTGCTTGAAGATCCTGCGGTTAAACCTGAAGTAGATATGTGGCGTTGGGTGAAAGACTTAAAAGACACCCCAAATGAAAGCGAGATGGTGGAACTAGAGTTTAACAAAGGTGATTTGTGCGCTATAAATGGAGAAAAAATGTCTCCTGCGCAACTTTTAGCTAAATTAAATGAACTTGGTGTAAAACACGGCATAGGTCGTCTTGATATTGTTGAAAATCGCTATGTGGGAATGAAAAGTAGAGGCTGCTATGAAACCCCAGGGGGGACTATATTATTAAAAGCACACCGTACTATAGAAAGCATCACTTTAGATAGAGAAGCAGCACATTTAAAAGATGAGTTAATGCCAAAGTATGCAAGTTTAATTTATAATGGCTATTGGTTTTCACCTGAAAGATTAATGCTGCAAGCATTGATCGATGAATCACAAAAGTATGTAAATGGTAAAGTTAAGCTTGAATTATATAAAGGCAATGTAATAGTAATAGGTAGAGAAAGTGCAAATGATAGCTTGTTTAATGAAGCTTATTGTACTTTTGAAGAAGATGTAGTGTATGATCAAAAAGATGCACAAGGTTTCATACGATTGAATGCGTTGAGATTTATCATCGCAGGTAAAAATGGAAGAAAATTCTAATAAAGGACAAAAATGAAAGTATTGTTAATCAAAGATGTAAAAAGCTTAGGAAAAGCAGGAGAAGTTAAAGAAGTTAAAGACGGTTATGGACAAAATTTTTTAATTGCGAAAGGTTTTGCTAAAGCTGCTACACATGAGGTTTTAAAGCAATATGAGGCCGAGCAAAAGAAAAAGGCTGAAAATTTAAGATTTGAGCTTGCAAATTTGGAAAAACTAAAAGAAGAGTTATCTAAAATCACGATTTGTATAGCTAAACCTGTGGGAGCTAATGGAAGTTTATTTGGTGGGGTTACCAAAGATGAAATTGCTCATGCATTAAAAGATCAAAAAGGCATAGAGCTTGATAAAAAAAGCTTAGAATGTGACACGATAAAAGAGCTTGGCTTGCATACAATTTCAGTAAAGTTAGGACATGCGATCCATGCTTTATTTAAGCTAGAGGTTAAAGGAGAGTAATGTTTCACGCGACTACAATTTTAGCTTATAAAGGCAAAAATAAGTCTGTTATAGGTGGAGATGGACAAGTAAGTTTTGGAAATACTGTTTTAAAAAACAATGCGGTGAAAATTAGAAAATTAAATAATGGTAAAGTATTGGCAGGCTTTGCAGGAAGTACTGCCGATGCTTTTAATCTTTTTGATATGTTTGAAAAATTACTTTCTAGTTCTAAGGGTGACTTGCTAAAAGCTGCCATAGACTTTTCTAAAGAATGGCGCAAAGATAAATACTTAAGAAAGCTTGAAGCTATGATGCTTGTGCTTGATAGAGATCATATATTTTTACTTTCAGGAACTGGAGATGTAGTAGAACCTGAAGATGGTGCTATAGCTTCCATTGGTAGCGGGGGTAATTATGCACTTTCTGCAGCAAGAGCTTTAGCTAAGCATTCTAGCTTAGATGAAGAAGAATTAGTTAAAGAAAGTTTACAAATAGCTGGTGAAATTTGCATTTATACAAATACAAATATTAAAACTTATGTGATTGAGGATGATAAATGAATTTAACTCCAAAAGAGATTGTAAAATTTTTAGATGATTATGTAATTGGACAAAAAAATGCCAAAAAAATCATAGCAATTGCTTTAAGAAATCGTTATAGGAGAATGCAGCTTAGCCCTGAACTTCAAGATGATATCATGCCAAAAAATATTTTAATGATAGGATCAACCGGGGTTGGTAAAACAGAGATTGCAAGACGTCTTGCTAAGATGATGGGACTTCCTTTTGTAAAAGTTGAAGCAAGTAAATATACTGAAGTTGGTTTTGTTGGGCGTGATGTAGAAAGTATGGTTAGAGATTTAGCAAATGCTGCTTTAAATTTGGTAAAAAATGAAGAAAAAGAAAAAAATAAAGACAAGATTAATGAATTTATAGAAAATAAAATTTTAGAAAAACTTTTACCGCCTTTACCAAAGGGTGTTAGTGAAGAAAAACAAGAGGAATATCAAAATTCTTTAGAAAAAATGCGTGTGAAATTAAAAGCTGGTGATTTAGATGATAGCGTGATAGAAGTTGAAATTTCACAAAGTGTGTTTGATGCTAATCCAAACTTACCACCTGAAATGGGTGCTATGCAAGATATAGTAAAAGTTATTGGCGTGGGTAATAAAAAAGTTAAAAAAGAAATGAAAGTAAAAGATGCAAGAATAGCCCTAGCTCAAGAAGCAAGTGAGAAAATTCTTGATATGGAAAGCATTAAAGGCGAGGCTTTAAGAAGAGCTGAAAATGAAGGGATTATTTTTATCGATGAAATAGATAAAGTAGCGGTTTCAAGCTCTAATTCTAATCGCCAAGACCCAAGTAAAGAAGGTGTACAAAGAGATTTGCTTCCTATAGTTGAAGGTAGCACTATACAAACTAAATTTGGGCCTTTAAAAACTGATCATATTTTATTTATTGCAGCAGGTGCGTTTCATTTAAGCAAGCCAAGTGATTTGATTCCTGAACTTCAAGGGCGTTTTCCTTTGAGAGTGGAGCTTGATTCGTTAGATGAGGAAGCATTGTATGCGATTTTAACAAGACCTAAAAACTCATTGCTAACACAATATATTGAGCTTTTAAAAACTGAAAAAGTGGAATTAGTTTTTGAAGATGATGCTATTAGAGAAATAGCAAAAATAGCAAGCAAAGCAAATGAAGAAATGCAAGATATCGGCGCAAGACGCTTACATACAGTAGTAGAAAAACTTTTGGAAGATATAAGCTTTGAAGCAGATGAATATGCTGGTAAAGTTTATAAAATAGATGATTTTAAAGTGCAAGTTAAGCTTGGAGATATCATAGAAAACAAAGATCTAGCTAGGTATATCTTGTGAGAAGTGGCTTTGTTAGTATAGTGGGTAGAACTAATGCAGGAAAAAGTTCTATCCTTAATTCTTTATTAGAAGAAAAAGTGGCGATGGTTTCTCATAAACAAAACGCCACAAGAAGAAAAATCAACGCCATTGTCATGCATGAAGATCACCAACTTATCTTTATAGATACACCTGGTTTGCATGCAAGTTCTAAGGCTATGAATCAACTTATGATAGATTTGGCGATTAAAAGCATTGCTGATTGTGATGTGATTTTATTTGTAGCCAGTATTTATGATGATATTAAAGATTATGAAAATTTTTTAAGTTTAAATCCCAAAGTACCACATATTATATTAATTAATAAAGTTGATTTGGTAAAAAAGGAAATTTTACTGAAAAAACTAAGCGAATACGCTCGATTTAGTTCCCATTTTAGTGCTATTATCCCCTATTCTGCAAAGCAAAAATTTTATAAAAAAATTCTTCTAGATGAGATGGTTAAGTATTTGCCTGAACATCCGTATTATTTTGATCCTGAATTTATCACTACAACAAATGAAAAAGATATCTACAGAGATTTTATTTTAGAAGCAATATATGAGAATTTAAGTGATGAAATTCCATACACTACTGAAGTCAAAATAGAAAAAATCAAAGAAATAGATCAAATCTATCACATCAATGCCACAATCATCACAGATGGTAATTCGCATAAAGGAATGATAC
Encoded here:
- the lptB gene encoding LPS export ABC transporter ATP-binding protein yields the protein MSKLEARNLEKIIKKTKIIHDVSLEVQSGEVVGLLGPNGAGKTTSFYMICGLILPTSGQVFLDSQDITKEPLNKRAKLGIGYLPQESSVFKDLSVEENLLLAAQIIYKDKNLLEQKVEQMLELLSIEPIRHRKGMSLSGGERRRCEIARSLMCDPKFLLLDEPFAGVDPIAVSEIQSLINDLKAMNIGVLITDHNVRETLAICDRAYVIKSGKLLANGNANEIAHNEDVKKYYLGSEFRLE
- the tsaE gene encoding tRNA (adenosine(37)-N6)-threonylcarbamoyltransferase complex ATPase subunit type 1 TsaE, with the translated sequence MKEMILSQNELDQLCMVLPKNGVVLLQGDLASGKTTLVQAYAKLLGVEKKLHSPTFSIMQEYDFHQGKMYHYDIYQEGFDGLLKNGLIENFFEEGLHLVEWGDEKLKKYLDKYQIFNIILQIIPYENKRKYVIHE
- a CDS encoding RNA-binding S4 domain-containing protein translates to MRIDKFLNVVNITKRRAISEDMCKSGVVSINNQVAKASKTVKVGDEISIKFIEYTNIYKVLDIPTTKSIPKAMQEKYVVKIQ
- a CDS encoding argininosuccinate synthase, translated to MKKDIKKVVLAYSGGLDTSIILKWLQDEYNCEVVTFTADVGQGEELEPARKKALSLGVKEENIFIQDLKDEFVKDYVFPMFRANAIYEGEYLLGTSIARPLIAKALVEIANKTNADAISHGATGKGNDQVRFELGTLALNPNLAIIAPWREWDLNSREKLLAYAQKHGIDIVKKPGKSPYSMDANLLHISYEGLVLEDPAVKPEVDMWRWVKDLKDTPNESEMVELEFNKGDLCAINGEKMSPAQLLAKLNELGVKHGIGRLDIVENRYVGMKSRGCYETPGGTILLKAHRTIESITLDREAAHLKDELMPKYASLIYNGYWFSPERLMLQALIDESQKYVNGKVKLELYKGNVIVIGRESANDSLFNEAYCTFEEDVVYDQKDAQGFIRLNALRFIIAGKNGRKF
- the rplI gene encoding 50S ribosomal protein L9, translating into MKVLLIKDVKSLGKAGEVKEVKDGYGQNFLIAKGFAKAATHEVLKQYEAEQKKKAENLRFELANLEKLKEELSKITICIAKPVGANGSLFGGVTKDEIAHALKDQKGIELDKKSLECDTIKELGLHTISVKLGHAIHALFKLEVKGE
- the hslV gene encoding ATP-dependent protease subunit HslV, giving the protein MFHATTILAYKGKNKSVIGGDGQVSFGNTVLKNNAVKIRKLNNGKVLAGFAGSTADAFNLFDMFEKLLSSSKGDLLKAAIDFSKEWRKDKYLRKLEAMMLVLDRDHIFLLSGTGDVVEPEDGAIASIGSGGNYALSAARALAKHSSLDEEELVKESLQIAGEICIYTNTNIKTYVIEDDK
- the hslU gene encoding ATP-dependent protease ATPase subunit HslU — its product is MNLTPKEIVKFLDDYVIGQKNAKKIIAIALRNRYRRMQLSPELQDDIMPKNILMIGSTGVGKTEIARRLAKMMGLPFVKVEASKYTEVGFVGRDVESMVRDLANAALNLVKNEEKEKNKDKINEFIENKILEKLLPPLPKGVSEEKQEEYQNSLEKMRVKLKAGDLDDSVIEVEISQSVFDANPNLPPEMGAMQDIVKVIGVGNKKVKKEMKVKDARIALAQEASEKILDMESIKGEALRRAENEGIIFIDEIDKVAVSSSNSNRQDPSKEGVQRDLLPIVEGSTIQTKFGPLKTDHILFIAAGAFHLSKPSDLIPELQGRFPLRVELDSLDEEALYAILTRPKNSLLTQYIELLKTEKVELVFEDDAIREIAKIASKANEEMQDIGARRLHTVVEKLLEDISFEADEYAGKVYKIDDFKVQVKLGDIIENKDLARYIL
- the era gene encoding GTPase Era, with protein sequence MRSGFVSIVGRTNAGKSSILNSLLEEKVAMVSHKQNATRRKINAIVMHEDHQLIFIDTPGLHASSKAMNQLMIDLAIKSIADCDVILFVASIYDDIKDYENFLSLNPKVPHIILINKVDLVKKEILLKKLSEYARFSSHFSAIIPYSAKQKFYKKILLDEMVKYLPEHPYYFDPEFITTTNEKDIYRDFILEAIYENLSDEIPYTTEVKIEKIKEIDQIYHINATIITDGNSHKGMILGKDGATIKRIGKEARIKIEKLAQKKVMLKLFVQLEKNWHKNEQNLKKILYDE